TTAATAAAAAACTGTGCAGTGGCGCTGTGCGAATCGGATGTGCGCGCCATCGCAATGGTGCCGCAACTGTTTTTCAATCCGTTGTTGGCTTCGTTATCCACCGGTTTCAGCGTGTCTTTCTGTTTAAATTCGCGGGTAAATCCACCGCCCTGAATCATGAAGTCGTTGATGACACGGTGGAAGATTGTGCCGTTATAATGTCCGCTTTCCACATATTTCAAAAAGTTTTCCACCGTCTGCGGTGCTTTTTTATCGTCGAGTTCAATCTTAATATCGCCTTTGGTAGTCTTCATCAGAACCGTCGTCATTTTCTTCGTCTCCTCTGTTTTTTTCTGAACAACATCATTTTCCTGCGCGTTGCAACCGGATGCCGAGATCAGCATAAGTGCCGCCAGCAGCGCGCCGGCCGGTTTTACAGTTTTGTATTTCATGCGCAAAAACCTATTGGTGTTTTGTGCCGTTGTCTATAAAGTTCCTCGTTTAATTTATAAGGAATAAAAATGAGTCAAAACGCTTCCGCCATCCTGCTGATTTCCTGCCTCGACCGGCAGGGTATCGTTTGTGCCGTTACTGAGTTTCTAAACCGGCACAGTGGAAATGTGATTAATCTGGAACAGCATACGGACAATGATGAGAACGTATTTTTCATGCGGGTGGAGTGGGACCTGAACGGTTTTGCTCTGCCGCGCGACCAGATCAGTGAAAAATTCCGGCTGATCGCCGACCGATTTGAAATGCGCTATGAATTGCACTTTTCCGACTATGTCCCGCGTATGGCGATTTTTGTATCAAAGCTGCCGCACTGCCTGCTCGATCTGCTCGCACGCTGCTATCCCGCCGAATGGAAT
Above is a genomic segment from Kiritimatiellales bacterium containing:
- a CDS encoding peptidylprolyl isomerase — translated: MKYKTVKPAGALLAALMLISASGCNAQENDVVQKKTEETKKMTTVLMKTTKGDIKIELDDKKAPQTVENFLKYVESGHYNGTIFHRVINDFMIQGGGFTREFKQKDTLKPVDNEANNGLKNSCGTIAMARTSDSHSATAQFFINVKDNGFLDFTAPTMQGWGYTVFGRVIDGMDVVDAIKVVPTGQLGPHSDVPKDFIEIIEVRIVE